Proteins encoded by one window of Panicum virgatum strain AP13 chromosome 7N, P.virgatum_v5, whole genome shotgun sequence:
- the LOC120684024 gene encoding uncharacterized protein LOC120684024: MMVDKWISEDWARQHALCRERRMMMPGPAHHQGSLSLGEYKNTWSESHPGQSCNNFTAYAMSHMGRATSDVAYNPAAPPEAYTNPSIHARINAYTEVGRALHGETWDPTTAPLSGEAIMRAGQGKKHGRYLIANSLVDTASTPSLSQLRASTTDSTPPIRPRPETSVASVHQRQAEMEAKFEEERRCRLEIEAKLEQERKLREEQSVMLQSMVTWMQGLGASMNYATPPPPFRLTSSALLSCRTF; encoded by the exons ATGATGGTGGACAAGTGGATCAGTGAGGATTGGGCCCGCCAGCACGCCTTATGCCGGGAGCGCCGCATGATGATGCCGGGTCCGGCACATCATCAAGGGAGCCTTAGCCTCGGCGAGTACAAGAATACTTGG TCGGAGTCTCATCCAGGCCAGTCTTGCAACAACTTCACGGCGTACGCCATGTCTCACATGGGCAGGGCGACGTCGGACGTGGCCTACAACCCGGCGGCTCCACCAGAGGCCTACACAAACCCAAGCATCCACGCGCGCATCAATGCGTACACGGAGGTGGGAAGGGCGCTCCACGGGGAGACTTGGGATCCGACCACCGCGCCACTCTccggagaagccatcatgagggcgggacaagggaagaagcaCGGGCGGTACTTGATCGCCAACAGCTTGGTCGACACGGCGAGTACGCCCAGTCTCTCGCAGCTTAGGGCAAGTACCACCGACTCGACCCCGCCCATTCGCCCACggcctgagacttcagtggccagcgtgcaccagagacag gccgagatggaggcaaagtttgaggaggagaggaggtgccgactggagatcgaggccaagctggagcaggagcggaagctgAGGGAGGAGCAGTCGGTTATGTTGCAAAGCATGGTCACCTGGATGCAAGGACTTGGCGCGTCGATGAACTAtgcgacgccgcctcctccctttcgtcttaccagctcagccttaCTTTCCTGCAGGACCTTCTGA
- the LOC120682877 gene encoding aluminum-activated malate transporter 1-like, with product MEVHQAAAVSGGGESAGCGAGLLAAAGKVRRAVAAFGAKLARIARDDPRRVAHSLKVGVALTLVSVLYYVRPIFNNWGVSTMWAVLTVVVVMEYTVGGTLSKGLNRAFATLLAGFIAVGAHKVAYLCGNHGEPVVLAAFVFLLASAATFSRFIPEVKARYDYGVTIFILTFSLVAVSSYRVEELIRLAHQRFSTIAIGVATCLFTTIFVCPVWAGEDLHNLAAANLDKLADFLEGLESECFRENAPGENLESKPFLQVYKSVLNSKASEDSLCNFAKWEPGHGNFYFRYPWGLYQKLGALSRQCASSMQALASYIITLTKSQYPEANMELCLKVRTACGEMSLNSAKALRELSEAIQTMTAPSPARTHMSAAIRAARSLRAELSQDADLAKVMHVAVLASLLSELVTQTKKIADSVDNLARAAHFKDPEDAQKDVVINVAS from the exons ATGGAGGTtcaccaggcggcggcggtgagcggcggcggcgagagcgcgGGGTGCGGGGCGGGgctgctcgcggcggcgggcaaGGTCCGGCGCGCGGTCGCCGCGTTCGGGGCGAAGCTGGCGAGGATCGCGCGGGACGACCCGCGGCGGGTGGCGCACTCGCTCAAGGTCGGGGTGGCGCTCACGCTGGTGTCCGTGCTCTACTACGTGCGCCCCATCTTCAACAACTGGGGCGTCTCCACCATGTGGGCCGTGctcaccgtcgtcgtcgtcatggaGTACACCGTCG GTGGGACGCTGAGCAAGGGCCTGAACAGGGCGTTCGCGACGCTGCTCGCCGGGTTCATCGCCGTCGGGGCGCACAAGGTGGCCTACCTCTGCGGCAACCACGGCGAGCCCGTCGTGCTGGCCGCCTTCGTCTTCCTGCTAGCGTCAGCGGCGACCTTCTCGCGGTTCATCCCGGAGGTGAAGGCTCGGTACGACTACGGCGTGACCATCTTCATCCTCACCTTCAGCCTGGTGGCCGTGTCGAGCTACCGCGTCGAGGAGCTCATCCGCCTCGCGCACCAGCGCTTCTCCACCATCGCCATCGGCGTCGCCACCTGCCTCTTCACCACCATCTTCGTCTGCCCGGTCTGGGCCGGGGAGGACCTCcacaacctcgccgccgccaacctCGACAAGCTCGCCgacttcctcgagg GACTCGAGTCCGAATGCTTCAGAGAGAACGCTCCAGGCGAGAATCTGGAGAGCAAACCCTTCCTCCAAGTGTACAAGAGCGTCCTCAATTCCAAGGCCAGTGAGGACTCTTTG TGCAACTTTGCCAAGTGGGAGCCCGGCCATGGCAACTTCTACTTCCGGTACCCATGGGGGCTGTACCAGAAGCTCGGCGCCCTTTCTCGCCAGTGCGCTTCCTCAATGCAGGCTCTTGCTTCCTACATCATCACCCTCACAAAATCACAG TATCCTGAAGCCAACATGGAGCTCTGCTTGAAGGTCCGGACAGCGTGCGGTGAGATGAGCCTGAACTCCGCCAAGGCGCTCCGGGAGCTCTCGGAGGCGATCCAGACGATGACCGCGCCATCCCCGGCCAGGACTCACATGTCTGCAGCGATCAGAGCGGCGAGAAGCCTCCGGGCCGAACTGTCACAGGATGCGGATCTGGCGAAAGTGATGCACGTCGCTGTGCTTGCATCTCTTCTGTCGGAGCTGGTTACGCAGACGAAGAAGATCGCGGATTCTGTTGATAACCTAGCACGAGCTGCCCATTTCAAGGACCCTGAGGACGCTCAGAAGGATGTGGTTATCAATGTAGCTAGCTGA